In a genomic window of Erigeron canadensis isolate Cc75 chromosome 5, C_canadensis_v1, whole genome shotgun sequence:
- the LOC122599030 gene encoding cyclin-T1-4-like isoform X2 — protein MSLARSHHAENSQFPGDFRSSFGRNHPHMFSSAFMNFTNNRRYVNNNNSNSNSNSNNNYRRSYNNTSNDFPNESRLPPPQPQQHYNHNVYSCNDSEALPSFKRRKFSATNWESNGTSYNQYSKIPFLPLSAASDANARGGVSTTSCKRDRTRFEDEDVEFLSRDQIERFSPSRKDGIDAMQETHLRYSYCAFLQDLGLRLELPQTTIGTAMVLCHRFFVRRSHASHDRFVISTAALFLAAKSEETPCPLNTVLRVSSELFHKQDFNVLCYLLPVDWFDQYRERVIEAEQLVLTTLNFELNVQHPYAHLSSILDKLGLAQSLLVNLALSLVSEGAIEE, from the exons ATGTCGTTGGCTCGGTCTCATCACGCAGAAAATAGTCAGTTTCCGGGTGATTTCAGATCTTCCTTTGGAAGAAATCACCCACATATGTTTAGCTCGGCTTTCATGAACTTTACTAACAATAGACGTTAcgttaataataacaatagtaATAGCAATAGCAATAGCAATAATAACTATAGGCGAAGTTATAACAACACGTCTAATGACTTCCCAAATGAATCTAGGCTGCCACCGCCACAGCCGCAGCAGCATTATAATCATAATGTGTATAGTTGTAATGATTCGGAAGCTTTACCTTCTTTTAAACGGAGGAAGTTTTCCGCTACTAATTGGGAAAGTAACGGCACGTCTTATAATCAATATTCCAAGATTCCGTTCCTTCCTCTTAGCGCTGCATCTGATGCGAATGCTAGAGGTGGTGTGTCTACTACTAGCTGTAAGCGTGACCGTACAAGATTCGAAGATGAAGATGTTGAGTTTTTGTCGCGGGATCAGATAGAGAGGTTTTCTCCTTCCAGAAAGGATGGTATAGATGCGATGCAGGAAACCCATCTGCGTTACTCCTACTGTGCGTTTCTTCAGGACCTTGGACTTCGTCTTGAGCT gCCGCAAACTACTATTGGTACTGCTATGGTTCTCTGCCACCGGTTTTTTGTTCGGCGGTCACATGCATCCCATGATAGATTT GTGATTTCTACTGCTGCTCTTTTCCTTGCTGCGAAATCTGAGGAGACACCTTGTCCGTTGAACACCGTCTTAAGAGTTTCGTCTGAACTCTTCCACAAGCAAGATTTCAATGTGCTATGCTATCTACTTCCTGTG GATTGGTTTGATCAATACAGAGAGCGGGTGATTGAAGCTGAACAATTGGTTTTGACCACTCTGAACTTTGAGCTTAATGTGCAGCATCCATATGCTCATCTATCATCAATTCTCGACAAATTAGGCCTTGCACAGTCTCTTTTGGTCAATTTGGCACTGAGTTTGGTCAGTGAAGG GGCAATAGAAGAGTAG
- the LOC122599030 gene encoding cyclin-T1-4-like isoform X1: MSLARSHHAENSQFPGDFRSSFGRNHPHMFSSAFMNFTNNRRYVNNNNSNSNSNSNNNYRRSYNNTSNDFPNESRLPPPQPQQHYNHNVYSCNDSEALPSFKRRKFSATNWESNGTSYNQYSKIPFLPLSAASDANARGGVSTTSCKRDRTRFEDEDVEFLSRDQIERFSPSRKDGIDAMQETHLRYSYCAFLQDLGLRLELPQTTIGTAMVLCHRFFVRRSHASHDRFVISTAALFLAAKSEETPCPLNTVLRVSSELFHKQDFNVLCYLLPVDWFDQYRERVIEAEQLVLTTLNFELNVQHPYAHLSSILDKLGLAQSLLVNLALSLVSEGLRSSLWLQFKPHQIAAGAAYLAARSLNMDLTSSHNVWQEFYTPPSVLKDVVQQLMELF, encoded by the exons ATGTCGTTGGCTCGGTCTCATCACGCAGAAAATAGTCAGTTTCCGGGTGATTTCAGATCTTCCTTTGGAAGAAATCACCCACATATGTTTAGCTCGGCTTTCATGAACTTTACTAACAATAGACGTTAcgttaataataacaatagtaATAGCAATAGCAATAGCAATAATAACTATAGGCGAAGTTATAACAACACGTCTAATGACTTCCCAAATGAATCTAGGCTGCCACCGCCACAGCCGCAGCAGCATTATAATCATAATGTGTATAGTTGTAATGATTCGGAAGCTTTACCTTCTTTTAAACGGAGGAAGTTTTCCGCTACTAATTGGGAAAGTAACGGCACGTCTTATAATCAATATTCCAAGATTCCGTTCCTTCCTCTTAGCGCTGCATCTGATGCGAATGCTAGAGGTGGTGTGTCTACTACTAGCTGTAAGCGTGACCGTACAAGATTCGAAGATGAAGATGTTGAGTTTTTGTCGCGGGATCAGATAGAGAGGTTTTCTCCTTCCAGAAAGGATGGTATAGATGCGATGCAGGAAACCCATCTGCGTTACTCCTACTGTGCGTTTCTTCAGGACCTTGGACTTCGTCTTGAGCT gCCGCAAACTACTATTGGTACTGCTATGGTTCTCTGCCACCGGTTTTTTGTTCGGCGGTCACATGCATCCCATGATAGATTT GTGATTTCTACTGCTGCTCTTTTCCTTGCTGCGAAATCTGAGGAGACACCTTGTCCGTTGAACACCGTCTTAAGAGTTTCGTCTGAACTCTTCCACAAGCAAGATTTCAATGTGCTATGCTATCTACTTCCTGTG GATTGGTTTGATCAATACAGAGAGCGGGTGATTGAAGCTGAACAATTGGTTTTGACCACTCTGAACTTTGAGCTTAATGTGCAGCATCCATATGCTCATCTATCATCAATTCTCGACAAATTAGGCCTTGCACAGTCTCTTTTGGTCAATTTGGCACTGAGTTTGGTCAGTGAAGG GCTGCGTAGCTCACTTTGGCTTCAGTTCAAACCCCATCAGATTGCAGCTGGAGCTGCGTATCTTGCTGCAAGATCTTTAAATATGGATCTTACGTCATCTCATAATGTTTGGCAGGAGTTCTACACACCACCATCAGTGCTCAAGG ATGTCGTGCAGCAGTTGATGGAGCTATTTTGA